A region from the Pseudonocardia petroleophila genome encodes:
- the murC gene encoding UDP-N-acetylmuramate--L-alanine ligase, whose amino-acid sequence MTPTGPVTLHDRVHLIGIGGAGMSGIARILLARGVAVSGSDAKDSRTVLALRALGARIEVGHDPAHLPDAPATVVVSSAIRETNPELAAARSRGLDVAHRAQALAALTRGRRLAAVTGTAGKTSTTSMLTVALQHAGLDPSFAIGGDLASSGSGAHEGLGDVFVAEADESDASFLAFDPQVAVVTNVEADHLDHYGTPEAYVAAFGEFLGRITPGGALVACADDAGAADLAALAERSGIRVLRYGRDESADARLVDFRPDGPGARVVLRHGGAEHLLHLGVPGEHMALNALAALLAGVELGASPADLLEGLAAFDGVRRRFEFKGRAAGVAVYDDYAHHPSKVAAQLRAARDVVAGAGRVVVAFQPHLYSRTREFAADFGRALALADEVVVLDVFGAREDPEPGVTGALVADAVPLPAGHVRFVPGWSDVPGVVAGIARPGDLVITMGAGDVTVLGPEVLLELERRR is encoded by the coding sequence ATGACCCCCACCGGCCCCGTGACGCTGCACGACCGCGTCCACCTCATCGGCATCGGCGGCGCCGGGATGAGCGGCATCGCCCGCATCCTGCTGGCCCGCGGCGTCGCCGTCTCCGGGTCCGACGCCAAGGACTCGCGCACCGTGCTCGCCCTGCGGGCGTTGGGGGCGCGCATCGAGGTCGGCCACGACCCGGCGCACCTGCCCGACGCCCCGGCCACCGTCGTCGTCTCCTCGGCGATCCGGGAGACCAACCCCGAGCTCGCGGCGGCCCGCTCCCGCGGGCTGGACGTCGCGCACCGCGCGCAGGCCCTCGCCGCCCTCACCCGGGGCCGCCGGCTGGCCGCCGTCACCGGTACCGCGGGCAAGACGTCCACCACCTCGATGCTGACGGTCGCGCTGCAGCACGCCGGGCTCGACCCGTCCTTCGCCATCGGCGGCGACCTGGCGTCGTCCGGGTCGGGGGCGCACGAGGGCCTCGGCGACGTGTTCGTGGCCGAGGCCGACGAGAGCGACGCCTCCTTCCTCGCGTTCGACCCGCAGGTCGCGGTCGTCACCAACGTGGAGGCCGACCACCTCGACCACTACGGCACGCCCGAGGCCTACGTCGCGGCGTTCGGCGAGTTCCTCGGCCGGATCACCCCCGGTGGCGCGCTCGTCGCCTGCGCCGACGACGCCGGAGCCGCCGACCTGGCCGCGCTCGCCGAGCGCAGCGGGATCCGGGTGCTGCGCTACGGCCGCGACGAGTCGGCCGACGCCCGGCTCGTCGACTTCCGGCCCGACGGCCCCGGCGCCCGCGTCGTGCTCCGCCACGGCGGTGCGGAGCACCTGCTGCACCTCGGCGTGCCGGGGGAGCACATGGCCCTCAACGCGCTCGCCGCGCTCCTGGCCGGGGTGGAGCTGGGCGCGTCGCCCGCGGACCTGCTGGAGGGCCTCGCCGCGTTCGACGGCGTGCGCCGCCGCTTCGAGTTCAAGGGCCGGGCCGCCGGGGTCGCCGTGTACGACGACTACGCCCACCACCCGAGCAAGGTCGCGGCCCAGCTGCGCGCCGCGCGCGACGTCGTGGCCGGGGCCGGGCGGGTCGTCGTCGCGTTCCAGCCGCACCTGTACTCCCGCACCCGCGAGTTCGCCGCCGACTTCGGCCGCGCGCTGGCCCTGGCCGACGAGGTCGTGGTGCTCGACGTGTTCGGCGCCCGCGAGGACCCCGAGCCCGGCGTCACCGGCGCGCTCGTCGCCGACGCCGTGCCGCTGCCGGCCGGGCACGTGCGGTTCGTGCCGGGCTGGTCGGACGTGCCGGGCGTCGTCGCGGGGATCGCGCGGCCCGGCGACCTGGTCATCACGATGGGAGCGGGCGACGTCACGGTCCTCGGTCCGGAGGTCCTGCTCGAGCTCGAGCGCCGTCGATGA
- the murG gene encoding undecaprenyldiphospho-muramoylpentapeptide beta-N-acetylglucosaminyltransferase: protein MSGPSVVVAGGGSAGHIEPALALADAVRRLAPDARVTALGTERGLDSTLIPARGYPLELIPPVPLPRRPSADLLRLPGRVRVAVRRVREVLAAVDADVVVGFGGYVALPAYLGARGRVPIVVHEANARAGLANKVGARFAARVVAAVPGSGLPGAEVLGIPLRRAVTTLDRPALRAEARQKYGLPADGPVLLVFGGSQGARTLNSAVAAALPGLLDARVAVLHAHGRGGTAAPAADGYVPLPYIDDMHLAYAAADAVLGRAGAMTVAEVSAVGLPAVYVPLPHGNGEQALNAGPVVAAGGGVLVPDGELTGERVLTELLPLLTDPARLALMGAAARASGHADADERLARVVLEVARA from the coding sequence ATGAGCGGCCCGTCCGTCGTCGTCGCGGGTGGGGGGAGCGCGGGGCACATCGAGCCCGCGCTGGCCCTCGCCGACGCGGTGCGCCGCCTCGCCCCCGACGCGCGGGTCACCGCGCTGGGCACCGAGCGGGGCCTCGACTCCACGCTCATCCCGGCCCGCGGCTACCCGCTGGAGCTGATCCCGCCGGTCCCGCTGCCGCGCCGGCCCAGCGCGGACCTGCTGCGCCTGCCCGGACGGGTCCGCGTCGCGGTCCGGCGGGTCCGCGAGGTGCTCGCCGCCGTCGACGCCGACGTCGTGGTCGGGTTCGGCGGCTACGTCGCGCTGCCCGCCTACCTCGGGGCCCGCGGCCGCGTCCCGATCGTCGTGCACGAGGCCAACGCCCGCGCGGGCCTGGCCAACAAGGTGGGCGCCCGGTTCGCCGCACGGGTCGTCGCCGCCGTCCCCGGGTCCGGGCTGCCCGGCGCCGAGGTGCTCGGCATCCCGCTGCGCCGCGCCGTCACCACCCTCGACCGCCCCGCGCTGCGCGCCGAGGCCCGGCAGAAGTACGGCCTGCCCGCCGACGGCCCGGTCCTGCTGGTCTTCGGCGGCTCGCAGGGCGCGCGCACGCTCAACTCCGCGGTCGCCGCGGCCCTGCCCGGCCTGCTCGACGCCCGCGTCGCCGTCCTGCACGCCCACGGCCGCGGCGGCACCGCCGCCCCCGCCGCCGACGGGTACGTCCCGCTGCCCTACATCGACGACATGCACCTCGCCTACGCCGCCGCCGACGCCGTGCTCGGGCGCGCGGGCGCGATGACCGTCGCCGAGGTGTCGGCGGTCGGCCTGCCCGCCGTCTACGTCCCGCTGCCGCACGGCAACGGGGAGCAGGCGCTCAACGCCGGACCGGTCGTCGCGGCCGGGGGCGGGGTGCTCGTCCCCGACGGGGAGCTGACCGGGGAGCGCGTCCTCACCGAGCTGCTCCCGCTGCTCACCGACCCCGCCCGGCTGGCCCTGATGGGCGCCGCCGCGCGCGCGTCCGGGCACGCCGACGCCGACGAGCGGCTGGCCCGCGTGGTGCTGGAGGTGGCCCGCGCATGA